In Anaerobacillus isosaccharinicus, one genomic interval encodes:
- the mtnN gene encoding 5'-methylthioadenosine/S-adenosylhomocysteine nucleosidase, with translation MRIGIIGAMDEEVELLIDKLENKEAETIAGCEFYSGNLAGIEVVLLKSGIGKVNAAVGTTLLIEKFKPDYIINTGSAGGFEQSLKVGDIVISTEVRYNDVDATVFGYEFGQVPRMPAFYEPNEMLVSIAEKSAAEVGVHSVKGLILSGDSFMSDEKRVFELKEKFVNAYCAEMEAGAIAQVCYQFGCPFVIIRSLSDIAGSDAKMSYDQFLQTASVNSANLVLLMLDQLKD, from the coding sequence TTGCGTATTGGAATTATTGGTGCTATGGATGAAGAAGTTGAATTACTTATCGACAAACTTGAGAATAAAGAAGCAGAAACGATTGCTGGATGTGAATTTTATAGCGGTAATTTAGCTGGTATAGAAGTAGTGTTGTTAAAATCAGGCATTGGTAAAGTGAATGCTGCTGTTGGTACAACCCTTTTAATTGAGAAATTCAAACCAGACTATATTATTAACACAGGTTCTGCTGGGGGATTTGAACAATCGTTAAAAGTCGGGGATATCGTTATATCTACAGAAGTTCGTTATAACGATGTTGATGCTACAGTTTTCGGTTATGAGTTTGGACAAGTACCGAGAATGCCAGCTTTTTATGAGCCTAATGAAATGTTAGTCTCTATAGCAGAAAAAAGTGCAGCTGAAGTTGGGGTTCATTCAGTAAAAGGTCTCATCTTATCAGGAGACTCTTTTATGAGTGATGAAAAAAGGGTTTTTGAACTTAAAGAGAAGTTTGTAAATGCGTATTGTGCAGAAATGGAAGCAGGAGCGATCGCCCAAGTTTGTTATCAATTTGGTTGTCCATTTGTGATTATTCGTTCGTTAAGTGATATTGCCGGAAGCGACGCTAAAATGTCTTACGATCAATTTTTGCAAACAGCTTCAGTCAACTCAGCAAATCTCGTTTTACTAATGTTAGATCAGTTAAAAGATTAA
- a CDS encoding peptidase U32 family protein — protein sequence MEQISTVTPEGKRVITKKPELLAPAGSLEKLKIAVHYGADAVFIGGQEFGLRSNADNFSIEEMREGVEFANKYGAKIYVTTNIFAHNENMEGLEEYLQDLQEVGVTGIIVADPLIIETCKRVAPKVEVHLSTQQSLTNWQAIKFWKEEGLHRVVLAREVGLEEMLEMKKNVDIEIETFIHGAMCISYSGRCVLSNHMTARDSNRGGCCQSCRWDYGLYEQDQEENENPLFSEQDLPFSMSPKDLNLLEGIPKVIEAGIDSLKIEGRMKSIHYVATVTSVYRKVIDAYCADPDNFKLDPKWIEELDKCANRDTASSFFESEPTYKEQLFGRIDGKKTTYDFAGLVLEYDEETNIVTLQQRNYFKPGDKLEFFGPEIENFTITVGNIWDAKTGEEMDAARHPLQIVKFKVDKKLYPNNMMRKGVL from the coding sequence ATGGAACAAATTTCAACTGTTACTCCAGAAGGAAAACGTGTCATTACAAAGAAGCCTGAGCTATTAGCCCCTGCGGGTAGTTTAGAAAAATTGAAAATTGCTGTTCACTATGGAGCAGATGCAGTTTTTATTGGTGGTCAAGAGTTCGGGTTACGCTCAAATGCGGACAACTTCTCCATTGAAGAAATGCGTGAAGGTGTTGAATTTGCGAATAAGTATGGAGCAAAAATATATGTAACGACAAATATATTTGCCCATAATGAAAATATGGAAGGTTTAGAGGAATATTTACAAGACCTTCAAGAGGTTGGTGTAACAGGAATTATTGTAGCTGACCCACTAATCATCGAAACATGTAAACGAGTAGCGCCAAAGGTTGAAGTTCACTTAAGCACTCAACAATCCTTAACTAACTGGCAAGCAATTAAGTTTTGGAAAGAAGAAGGTCTTCACCGCGTTGTTTTAGCTCGTGAAGTAGGATTAGAAGAAATGTTAGAAATGAAAAAAAACGTCGACATTGAAATTGAAACGTTTATTCATGGAGCAATGTGTATATCTTATTCAGGACGATGTGTATTAAGTAATCACATGACAGCTCGAGATTCAAATAGAGGTGGTTGCTGCCAGTCTTGCCGTTGGGATTACGGCCTATACGAACAAGATCAAGAAGAGAATGAAAATCCATTATTTTCAGAACAGGATTTACCTTTTTCTATGAGTCCAAAAGACTTAAACTTACTCGAAGGAATTCCAAAGGTAATCGAGGCTGGAATTGATAGCTTAAAGATTGAAGGTAGAATGAAATCAATTCACTATGTAGCGACGGTTACATCAGTGTACCGTAAAGTAATTGATGCGTATTGTGCAGATCCTGACAACTTTAAATTAGATCCTAAGTGGATTGAAGAACTAGATAAATGCGCAAATCGTGATACTGCATCTTCCTTCTTTGAAAGTGAACCTACGTATAAAGAGCAGTTATTTGGAAGAATTGATGGGAAGAAAACGACTTATGATTTCGCAGGTCTTGTCTTAGAATATGATGAAGAAACGAACATCGTCACATTGCAGCAACGTAATTATTTTAAACCTGGTGATAAACTTGAATTTTTCGGACCGGAAATTGAGAATTTCACAATTACGGTAGGAAATATCTGGGATGCAAAAACTGGTGAAGAAATGGATGCTGCAAGACACCCACTGCAAATTGTAAAATTCAAAGTGGACAAAAAGCTTTACCCTAATAATATGATGCGTAAAGGAGTTCTATAA
- a CDS encoding YIP1 family protein, protein MGKVILILKALILDKEAIKQLSDPKNNWKLLSMCITVLLGLVYGYTSISINSETIASFETPLLRETIVPALFLFFGFLMILITKVGLSLLLWAGSKGLSGQGLLRVLYRNTTVALIPSVIALPAFISQQVGTSLTTLMILSMIVSIIWIYLICSKIVEVTQQFVPWRAFVAVLLAFVFFMSIYYIILPPATA, encoded by the coding sequence ATGGGTAAGGTCATTTTAATTTTAAAAGCATTAATACTAGACAAAGAAGCAATTAAACAACTTTCTGATCCTAAAAATAATTGGAAACTACTTAGTATGTGTATTACAGTCTTATTAGGCTTAGTTTATGGATACACGTCAATTTCAATTAATAGTGAAACGATCGCTTCATTTGAAACACCTCTATTAAGAGAAACGATTGTTCCTGCCCTTTTTCTATTTTTCGGATTTTTAATGATTTTAATTACTAAAGTAGGACTTTCATTATTATTGTGGGCTGGTTCAAAGGGGTTAAGTGGGCAAGGGTTGTTAAGAGTTTTATATCGAAATACTACAGTTGCGCTTATTCCTTCCGTTATTGCTTTACCTGCTTTTATATCACAGCAAGTAGGAACATCATTAACCACATTAATGATTTTGTCAATGATCGTTTCAATTATTTGGATTTATTTAATTTGTTCAAAGATTGTTGAAGTTACCCAACAATTTGTTCCTTGGCGAGCGTTTGTTGCCGTGTTACTAGCATTCGTCTTTTTTATGAGCATTTACTACATCATTTTGCCACCAGCTACAGCCTAA
- a CDS encoding peptidase U32 family protein yields MKKPEILVTPSKVEDISRLIKAGATAFIIGEEKFALRLAGEFSREDIKEAVKIAHNANAKIYVAMNALFHNDKLELLPDYISFLAEVGVDAIVFGDPAIIMAAREVAPEMALHWNTETTATNYFTANYWGQKGAKRAVMAREINMDAIVETKENAEVEIEVQVHGMTCMFQSKRTLIGNYMEFQGKDLKVEGRSKDRSLILHDPEREAKYPVFEDENGTHIMSPNDICIIDELEDMLEAGVDSFKIDGILKSVDYLEKVTALYDEAIELYLQDPDAYQDKKYYFLQEVEKIQPANRKLDTGFFFKETVY; encoded by the coding sequence ATGAAGAAACCCGAAATTCTTGTAACACCGTCAAAAGTAGAAGATATTAGCAGACTAATTAAGGCTGGAGCTACAGCCTTTATCATTGGCGAAGAAAAATTCGCTTTACGTTTAGCAGGTGAATTTTCCAGAGAAGACATAAAGGAAGCGGTTAAAATCGCTCATAATGCTAATGCAAAAATATATGTTGCGATGAATGCCCTTTTTCATAATGATAAATTAGAACTTTTACCGGACTATATTTCATTTTTAGCTGAGGTAGGAGTAGATGCAATTGTTTTTGGTGATCCAGCTATTATCATGGCAGCAAGAGAGGTAGCTCCAGAAATGGCACTTCATTGGAATACAGAAACAACAGCCACCAATTATTTCACTGCAAATTATTGGGGGCAAAAAGGTGCTAAGCGTGCAGTTATGGCTAGAGAGATCAATATGGATGCAATCGTTGAAACAAAAGAAAATGCTGAGGTCGAGATCGAAGTACAAGTTCATGGTATGACTTGTATGTTTCAATCAAAACGAACGTTGATAGGTAATTATATGGAATTCCAAGGGAAAGATTTGAAGGTTGAAGGGCGCAGTAAGGATCGTTCTCTAATCTTACATGACCCTGAACGAGAAGCGAAATATCCTGTTTTTGAAGATGAAAATGGAACTCATATTATGAGCCCTAATGATATTTGTATCATTGATGAATTAGAGGATATGCTTGAGGCTGGTGTAGACTCGTTTAAAATCGATGGTATTTTAAAAAGCGTCGACTATTTAGAGAAAGTAACAGCGTTGTATGATGAGGCAATAGAGCTTTATTTACAGGACCCTGATGCTTATCAAGATAAAAAATATTATTTCTTACAAGAAGTTGAGAAAATTCAACCTGCTAATCGTAAATTAGATACAGGGTTTTTCTTTAAAGAAACTGTTTATTAA
- a CDS encoding YrrS family protein encodes MSDDHDFYGSGVRSHKRKRKKADKILNISIGVVLFLILLVGGQLLLGGKSTEKVVSDQIDEQGEFEHEDLNEEALEEIEEAKPEEPLEKEKTTTEPSSTPTEQQKPKDPPATSEQVTSSPQMGQWKPIGTVQQEPFVAVFERDHVNWEEMRRAFQVATGLGDDLTLWRVGNGGNHQSAVGVVADASTRSTPYQVRLEWVTNEGWMPVSVEQLDSNPHDRSAAESTTNSTNESTDNN; translated from the coding sequence GTGAGCGACGATCATGATTTTTACGGAAGTGGAGTAAGAAGCCATAAAAGAAAACGTAAGAAAGCTGATAAAATTTTAAATATCTCGATAGGAGTTGTTTTGTTTCTCATTTTACTAGTTGGAGGACAATTACTTTTAGGTGGTAAATCAACTGAAAAAGTAGTCAGTGATCAGATCGACGAACAAGGTGAGTTTGAGCACGAAGACTTAAATGAGGAAGCGTTAGAAGAAATTGAAGAAGCTAAGCCAGAAGAGCCATTAGAAAAAGAAAAAACGACAACGGAACCAAGTTCTACCCCAACAGAGCAACAAAAGCCAAAGGATCCACCAGCAACCTCTGAACAAGTGACATCAAGTCCTCAAATGGGACAATGGAAACCAATTGGTACAGTGCAGCAAGAGCCATTTGTTGCTGTCTTCGAGAGGGATCATGTAAACTGGGAAGAAATGCGAAGAGCATTCCAAGTGGCAACAGGATTGGGTGACGATTTAACATTGTGGCGTGTTGGAAATGGCGGTAACCATCAAAGTGCAGTTGGAGTTGTTGCAGATGCATCTACCCGTTCCACACCTTATCAAGTAAGATTAGAATGGGTTACAAACGAAGGCTGGATGCCAGTTAGTGTTGAACAATTAGACAGTAATCCTCATGATCGTTCAGCAGCTGAGTCTACTACGAATTCTACAAATGAGAGTACAGATAATAACTAA
- a CDS encoding YrhC family protein gives MADKTKLTNMLADKVTDYKRFAFILLALSVFLFIGLIVPNEGVSQYQQIALIGLSVCSLAFAALFHKKAMKAQEQLYSEE, from the coding sequence ATGGCAGATAAAACAAAGTTAACAAATATGTTAGCAGATAAAGTAACAGATTATAAAAGATTTGCCTTTATCTTATTAGCTCTTAGTGTATTTCTTTTTATCGGACTAATTGTTCCAAATGAAGGCGTGAGCCAATATCAACAAATAGCGTTAATTGGCTTAAGTGTTTGTTCTCTTGCATTTGCAGCACTATTTCATAAAAAAGCAATGAAGGCTCAAGAACAACTTTATAGTGAAGAATAA
- the greA gene encoding transcription elongation factor GreA has translation MSEDKKFYMTLDGKAKLEQELDFLKSEKRKEVVERIKIARSFGDLSENSEYDSAKEEQAFVEGRIVTLEKMIRNAVMIKEDETNSSVVSLGKSVKFKELPDGDEEFYTIVGSAESDPFEGKISNDSPMAQSLLGKTVGDKVTVQTPGGEMKVEILEIK, from the coding sequence ATGAGTGAAGACAAAAAGTTTTATATGACGTTAGATGGTAAAGCAAAGCTAGAACAAGAATTAGATTTTCTGAAAAGCGAAAAGAGAAAAGAAGTAGTAGAGCGTATTAAAATTGCGCGCTCTTTCGGTGATTTATCGGAGAACTCAGAGTACGATTCAGCTAAAGAAGAGCAAGCTTTTGTAGAAGGGCGTATTGTCACATTAGAAAAAATGATTCGTAATGCAGTCATGATTAAAGAAGATGAAACAAACTCATCTGTTGTTTCTTTAGGGAAATCAGTAAAATTCAAAGAACTTCCTGACGGTGACGAAGAGTTTTATACGATTGTTGGTAGTGCTGAAAGTGATCCGTTCGAAGGTAAAATTTCAAATGATTCGCCAATGGCGCAAAGCTTATTAGGTAAAACTGTAGGTGATAAAGTAACAGTTCAAACTCCTGGTGGAGAAATGAAAGTTGAAATTTTAGAAATTAAATAA
- the udk gene encoding uridine kinase: protein MTQKPVVIGVAGGTGSGKTTVAREIYRNFKDKSILMIEQDAYYKDQSHKTMEERVRTNYDHPLAFDNDLLIDHLQKLLTYNKIEKPVYDYANHTRAEEVSVVEPKDVIILEGILILEDERLRNLMDIKLFVDTDADIRIIRRLVRDIEERGRTLDSVINQYTSVVRPMHLQFIEPTKRYADVIIPEGGQNLVAIDLMVTKIRTILEQKEIL from the coding sequence ATGACACAAAAACCCGTTGTCATTGGAGTTGCCGGAGGAACTGGATCAGGCAAAACAACGGTTGCCAGGGAAATCTACCGGAATTTTAAGGATAAATCAATATTAATGATTGAACAAGATGCATATTATAAAGACCAAAGTCATAAAACAATGGAAGAAAGGGTTCGCACGAATTATGATCATCCATTAGCTTTTGACAATGACCTTTTAATTGACCATTTACAAAAGTTATTAACATATAATAAAATTGAAAAGCCGGTATATGATTATGCTAATCATACAAGGGCTGAAGAAGTATCAGTTGTTGAACCAAAAGATGTTATTATCTTAGAGGGTATCTTAATATTAGAAGACGAACGCCTTCGTAATTTGATGGATATTAAGCTTTTTGTTGATACAGATGCTGATATTCGCATTATTCGAAGACTGGTCCGTGATATTGAAGAGCGAGGCAGAACGTTGGATTCTGTCATAAATCAATATACTTCTGTCGTTCGACCGATGCATCTTCAGTTTATTGAACCGACAAAACGTTATGCTGATGTGATTATTCCAGAAGGTGGGCAGAATCTTGTCGCAATTGATCTAATGGTGACAAAAATCAGAACAATCCTTGAACAAAAAGAAATTTTGTAA
- a CDS encoding peptidoglycan D,D-transpeptidase FtsI family protein — MNVHKRIVQMLVLINLVLLVFVFRLAYVQLIATHHISKYEIDLVEESIKQRTKKFILHSGRGYFTDRHGHSLHIDYYPSLILFPFLKEGIWPIGKVAKILNVSNEQLMDAVQNSENPILFEENNKRRKLTMDEMKKINDLKIPGVYAQYVQERVENIAPHLIGVVGENHKEVKRRYAAQVENGTISVNSGIGVSGMERSFDPFLISQGHSALAYFVDNLDRPLFGFDVRYSAPADPYHPTEVVTTIDKELQIHVTNALKEAGLINGGAVIIDAKTNDLLSLVSLPTFNINFPFDSGAKNHMVTAYTPGSVFKIVVAAAAIDLNLINKLDLFDCNQNLYGDGEEPRKLGKLTFQESFAQSCNYTFTQLANKLVRQDKLILERYATKLGLVDKVGWIGDVYRLEEVSHFPEEEIGTVIIDEQDIGDKFAIAQTAIGQKNVRVTPLAVANMLATIARGGEKKQVRAASKIKYENGTTVVEFPKQTLENRDKISPYTAMRLQELLRSVVKMEKGTAHSFLKNSPYPIAGKSGTAQKGLTKEEESHWFAGYFPANKPKYVMVIVDLNHQNGNIKTLKAYENIVEYLYKYDNKTKTKD, encoded by the coding sequence GTGAATGTACATAAACGTATCGTGCAGATGCTGGTTTTAATAAATTTGGTATTGCTAGTATTTGTTTTTAGGCTTGCCTATGTTCAGCTCATTGCTACACATCATATATCGAAGTATGAAATTGATTTAGTTGAAGAAAGCATTAAACAGCGAACGAAGAAATTTATTTTACATTCGGGAAGAGGATATTTCACAGACCGCCATGGACATTCGTTACATATCGATTATTATCCAAGCCTAATTTTATTTCCATTTCTAAAAGAAGGAATTTGGCCAATAGGAAAAGTAGCAAAAATTCTAAATGTATCAAATGAACAATTAATGGATGCGGTTCAAAACTCTGAAAATCCAATTTTATTTGAGGAAAATAACAAGCGACGAAAGCTTACTATGGATGAGATGAAAAAAATAAATGATTTAAAAATTCCAGGAGTTTATGCTCAATATGTTCAAGAACGGGTTGAAAATATCGCCCCTCATTTAATTGGGGTTGTTGGTGAGAATCATAAAGAAGTGAAACGGAGATACGCAGCACAAGTTGAGAATGGTACAATATCTGTAAACAGTGGAATTGGTGTTTCAGGGATGGAACGATCATTTGATCCGTTTTTAATTTCACAAGGCCACTCAGCATTAGCCTACTTCGTTGATAACCTAGATCGTCCCCTGTTCGGATTTGATGTTCGTTATTCGGCCCCGGCTGATCCTTATCACCCTACAGAGGTAGTTACTACTATTGATAAAGAATTGCAAATCCATGTAACAAATGCGCTAAAAGAAGCAGGGCTGATAAACGGTGGGGCGGTTATTATCGATGCTAAAACGAATGACCTCCTCTCTCTCGTTAGTTTGCCTACTTTTAATATAAATTTTCCTTTTGATAGTGGTGCAAAAAATCATATGGTGACGGCTTATACTCCAGGATCAGTTTTCAAAATTGTCGTTGCCGCAGCAGCCATTGATTTAAACCTCATAAATAAATTGGATTTGTTTGATTGTAATCAAAATCTATATGGTGACGGCGAGGAGCCTAGGAAACTAGGGAAATTAACATTTCAAGAAAGCTTTGCTCAAAGCTGTAATTATACCTTTACTCAGTTGGCCAATAAACTAGTTCGTCAGGATAAACTGATTTTAGAACGCTATGCTACGAAATTAGGGTTAGTCGATAAAGTAGGCTGGATAGGTGATGTTTACCGACTAGAAGAGGTTTCCCATTTCCCTGAAGAGGAAATAGGGACGGTTATAATTGATGAACAAGATATTGGTGACAAATTCGCAATCGCACAAACTGCTATTGGGCAAAAGAATGTACGAGTTACCCCACTTGCAGTAGCTAATATGTTAGCGACAATTGCTCGCGGTGGCGAAAAAAAGCAAGTACGAGCCGCATCCAAAATTAAATATGAAAATGGAACAACTGTTGTTGAGTTCCCAAAGCAAACGCTAGAAAATCGTGATAAAATTTCCCCTTATACAGCAATGCGTCTACAAGAATTACTAAGGTCTGTAGTCAAAATGGAGAAGGGTACAGCACATTCATTTTTAAAAAATAGTCCTTATCCTATTGCAGGGAAATCAGGGACGGCACAAAAAGGATTAACTAAAGAAGAGGAGAGTCACTGGTTTGCTGGTTATTTTCCTGCTAACAAACCAAAATATGTCATGGTTATCGTTGATTTAAACCACCAAAATGGAAATATAAAGACATTAAAAGCTTATGAAAATATCGTGGAATACTTATATAAATACGACAATAAGACAAAAACAAAAGATTGA